A DNA window from Carnobacterium funditum DSM 5970 contains the following coding sequences:
- a CDS encoding V-type ATP synthase subunit K, which produces MGNLITFLTENNGGLFFAAMGIGFATIFSGIGSAKGVGMTGEAAAALTTEQPEKFGQALILELLPGTQGLYGFVIAFLIYLNTGVDTTLGQGLYLLMAAMPIAFTGLFSGIAQGRVAAAGIQILAKKPEHATKGIIFSAMVETYAILGFVISFLLVLNV; this is translated from the coding sequence ATGGGAAATTTAATAACATTTTTAACTGAAAATAACGGTGGTTTATTTTTTGCAGCAATGGGAATTGGATTCGCAACAATCTTTTCAGGAATTGGTTCAGCTAAAGGTGTGGGTATGACTGGTGAAGCAGCAGCCGCACTAACGACAGAACAACCAGAAAAATTTGGACAAGCATTGATTTTAGAATTGCTACCAGGTACTCAAGGATTATATGGATTCGTTATTGCGTTCTTAATTTACTTGAATACAGGTGTTGATACAACCTTGGGTCAAGGTTTATATTTGTTAATGGCTGCAATGCCAATTGCTTTCACTGGATTATTCTCAGGTATAGCTCAAGGACGGGTTGCTGCTGCGGGTATCCAAATTTTAGCTAAAAAACCAGAGCATGCAACAAAAGGAATTATCTTTTCAGCGATGGTTGAAACTTATGCAATCTTAGGTTTCGTTATTTCATTCTTATTAGTATTAAACGTATAG
- a CDS encoding V-type ATP synthase subunit I: MAIAKMKKVTLLAEQTDKDLLLKAVQELQRLELFDLSTLEESTLLDYYSKEKPAVGRTEYEERLKDIQYSLTYLNQHIPKAGMFAKLKSGREEYTLAELEETISVTRLKDICQDVSEKEKELIILDQKQKTLNEEELFLRKWEPLSFNPNDLAKFKVTSAFVGTISTGNVSGFKEALKESGPNYVDEIFQYKDEAAYLIITAKENQQTIEDVLNQFQFTKFNYPYQSLPKEELQRNMSENKQLQEKEQKLEKELIQFSPQLKELQLGEEYYYNIHQREIGKDLLLNGKSLFLLNGWLEEDQFSDLSKLLDEHVGKDKYAVISEEIKMKEFDSVPVVLNNNKFVEPFESITEMYSLPKYNDIDPTPVMMPFYLVFFGMMSADVGYGLILLIGTLAAQKLFNLDRGMAKFIRFFNLLSYSVITWGLIYGSFMGYELPIQLLSTTSDVITILIISVIFGFVQLIYGLLVNSGVKWRKQERASSYVDGMAWVGILVGIGLLVLGMMVFESPILNLVAYILIGVNVIGIIFVTVLSSENKGIGAALGFYNLYGITGYVGDLVSYTRLMALGVSGGSIAAAFNMIVDFLPPVAKFTVGIVLFIALHTLNIFLVYLSAYVHTARLQYVEFFGKFYEGGGHALSPLKTFEKHIYLKKRQ; this comes from the coding sequence ATGGCAATAGCTAAAATGAAAAAAGTAACTCTCTTGGCTGAACAAACAGATAAAGACCTTCTTCTAAAAGCAGTACAGGAGCTACAGAGATTAGAATTATTTGACCTGTCTACTTTAGAGGAATCAACGCTTCTTGATTACTACTCCAAAGAAAAACCGGCAGTTGGGAGAACAGAATACGAAGAACGATTAAAGGATATTCAATATTCTTTGACTTATTTAAATCAACACATTCCTAAAGCAGGAATGTTTGCTAAATTAAAGTCAGGGAGAGAAGAATACACGTTGGCAGAATTGGAAGAAACAATTTCAGTTACTCGGTTGAAAGATATTTGCCAGGATGTTTCAGAAAAAGAAAAAGAACTTATTATTTTAGATCAAAAACAAAAAACGCTAAATGAAGAAGAACTTTTTTTACGCAAGTGGGAACCATTGAGTTTCAACCCAAATGATTTAGCAAAATTCAAAGTAACTTCAGCATTTGTTGGAACTATTTCTACAGGAAATGTATCAGGATTTAAAGAAGCGTTAAAAGAATCTGGACCGAATTATGTTGATGAAATTTTCCAATATAAGGATGAAGCTGCTTATCTGATAATCACTGCAAAAGAAAATCAGCAAACAATTGAAGACGTTCTGAATCAATTTCAGTTTACTAAATTCAACTACCCTTACCAATCGTTACCTAAAGAAGAGTTACAAAGAAACATGTCAGAAAATAAACAGCTACAAGAAAAAGAACAAAAACTCGAAAAAGAATTAATACAGTTTTCTCCTCAATTAAAAGAATTACAATTAGGTGAAGAATATTATTACAATATACATCAAAGAGAAATAGGAAAAGATCTTTTGTTGAACGGTAAAAGCTTGTTCTTGTTAAATGGCTGGTTAGAAGAAGATCAGTTTTCTGATTTAAGTAAACTGTTAGACGAACATGTTGGGAAAGATAAGTATGCGGTTATCTCAGAAGAAATTAAAATGAAGGAATTTGATAGCGTTCCGGTAGTTTTAAACAACAATAAATTTGTAGAACCTTTTGAAAGTATAACTGAAATGTATAGTTTGCCTAAATATAACGATATCGATCCAACACCAGTTATGATGCCTTTTTATTTAGTTTTCTTTGGCATGATGAGTGCAGACGTAGGTTACGGATTGATTCTTTTAATTGGTACTCTTGCTGCTCAAAAATTATTTAATCTTGATCGTGGAATGGCTAAATTTATTCGCTTTTTCAACTTGTTATCTTACTCCGTAATTACTTGGGGTTTGATTTATGGTAGCTTTATGGGGTATGAATTACCCATCCAACTTCTGTCTACGACATCTGATGTCATAACGATATTAATTATCTCAGTTATCTTTGGTTTTGTTCAACTTATATATGGGTTGCTTGTTAATAGTGGCGTCAAGTGGAGAAAGCAAGAACGCGCTTCTAGCTATGTTGATGGCATGGCTTGGGTTGGAATTTTAGTAGGTATCGGTTTATTAGTATTAGGGATGATGGTCTTTGAAAGCCCAATTCTTAATTTAGTTGCTTATATTCTAATTGGCGTAAACGTTATTGGGATTATTTTCGTAACTGTGTTATCTTCAGAAAACAAAGGTATCGGCGCTGCCCTAGGATTCTATAATTTATACGGTATTACTGGGTATGTGGGCGATTTGGTCAGCTATACTAGATTGATGGCTCTAGGTGTTTCAGGAGGAAGTATCGCAGCAGCATTTAATATGATTGTTGATTTCCTTCCACCAGTAGCTAAGTTTACTGTAGGGATAGTACTGTTTATCGCGCTACACACTTTAAATATTTTCTTAGTTTATCTGAGTGCGTATGTGCATACAGCAAGGTTACAATATGTTGAATTTTTTGGTAAATTTTATGAAGGTGGCGGACATGCACTTAGCCCGTTAAAGACGTTTGAAAAACATATTTATTTAAAGAAAAGACAATGA
- a CDS encoding DegV family protein, which yields MTYKIMADACCDLPLEFVEKNDIHIINMTINMNNKEYLDDLGETFDREAFFQAVKDGAIATTSQTNIGTYLEIFKYYIEKKESVLYLAFSSGLSGSYNNAMVAVDMLKEEYGSIDITVIDTLAVCLGDGLLIYEAVQLKKAGKSLAEVAQWVEEYKMKLYSWVTVEDIKHLERGGRISAVSATLGTLLNVKPIIVMNGIGKLVPFAKVRGRKKSLQFLVQKTVEGMIEPEKQTIFIGHVGVPEEAAWIKKALLEKTSVKDIQIYPYGPTIAAHTGFGSIALFSFGAEKNNK from the coding sequence ATGACATACAAAATAATGGCAGATGCTTGTTGTGACTTACCGTTGGAGTTTGTGGAAAAAAATGACATCCACATTATAAATATGACGATTAATATGAATAATAAGGAATATCTAGATGATTTAGGGGAAACGTTTGATAGAGAAGCTTTTTTTCAAGCAGTAAAAGATGGAGCGATTGCGACAACTTCTCAAACAAATATTGGAACATATTTGGAAATATTTAAATATTATATTGAAAAAAAAGAGTCCGTTCTTTATTTAGCATTTTCATCTGGTTTAAGTGGTTCTTACAATAATGCGATGGTAGCTGTTGATATGTTAAAAGAAGAATACGGATCAATTGATATTACTGTTATAGATACTCTAGCAGTTTGTCTTGGAGACGGTTTATTGATTTATGAAGCAGTACAATTAAAAAAAGCGGGGAAATCATTAGCAGAAGTAGCTCAGTGGGTTGAAGAGTATAAAATGAAACTTTATTCGTGGGTAACGGTAGAAGATATTAAACATTTAGAAAGAGGCGGCCGTATTTCAGCTGTTTCAGCAACTTTAGGAACATTATTAAATGTCAAACCAATAATTGTTATGAATGGTATAGGCAAATTAGTACCATTTGCAAAAGTACGTGGACGTAAAAAATCATTGCAATTTTTGGTGCAAAAAACAGTTGAAGGTATGATAGAACCGGAGAAACAAACAATTTTTATTGGGCATGTAGGAGTTCCTGAGGAAGCCGCTTGGATAAAAAAGGCTCTTTTAGAAAAAACGTCAGTTAAAGATATCCAAATCTATCCATACGGGCCAACAATTGCTGCGCATACAGGATTCGGATCCATCGCACTATTTTCATTTGGGGCGGAAAAAAATAATAAATAA
- the hisIE gene encoding bifunctional phosphoribosyl-AMP cyclohydrolase/phosphoribosyl-ATP diphosphatase HisIE: MSNYDDLKPDFSKGLLTVILQHYTNKNVLMVGYMNEEAFEITKKEEAVWFYSRSKERLWKKGESSQNIQYVKEMYLDCDQDALLILVDPAGPTCHRNTESCFNIAPAFTLKDIEQTIQDRAKEKGEASYTHYLLTEGTDKIAKKFGEEAVEVIIATKNADKKDTANETADLLYHLGVLLHNQGIAIDDVATVLAERHQKNNNFKGERKDIDVW; encoded by the coding sequence ATGTCTAATTACGATGATTTGAAGCCTGATTTTTCCAAAGGATTATTGACGGTTATCTTGCAACATTACACGAATAAAAACGTCCTAATGGTTGGGTACATGAATGAAGAGGCTTTCGAAATCACAAAAAAAGAAGAAGCAGTTTGGTTTTATTCTAGGAGCAAAGAGAGACTGTGGAAAAAAGGCGAAAGCAGTCAGAATATCCAATATGTAAAAGAAATGTATTTGGATTGCGATCAGGATGCTTTGCTCATCTTGGTAGACCCAGCAGGACCAACTTGTCACCGAAACACGGAAAGCTGTTTTAATATTGCTCCAGCTTTTACGCTGAAAGATATCGAGCAAACCATTCAAGACCGGGCAAAAGAGAAAGGAGAGGCTTCCTACACTCATTATCTATTAACAGAAGGAACCGATAAAATAGCCAAAAAATTTGGTGAAGAAGCAGTTGAAGTCATTATTGCCACAAAAAATGCAGACAAAAAAGATACTGCAAATGAAACAGCTGACTTGCTGTACCACCTTGGAGTCTTGCTGCATAATCAAGGCATTGCCATTGATGATGTTGCCACGGTATTGGCGGAGCGCCATCAAAAGAACAACAATTTTAAAGGTGAACGAAAAGATATAGACGTCTGGTAA
- the hisF gene encoding imidazole glycerol phosphate synthase subunit HisF translates to MIKKRIIPCLDVKDGQVFKGIQFKQLRKIGDPVKMAKKYNAFGADELVFLDISATETGHALMIDVIRETAKELFIPLTIGGGIKNLEDISKLLNAGADKVSLNSSALANPSFIKEASEKFGSQCICIAIDARWEPEEEEWFCYTHGGKKRTSKRTLEWVKEVEALGAGELLVTSMDYDGMKQGFDHRLLRLIEQAVHIPVIASGGGGNAQHFADLFKETDVSAGLAASIFHDEEVSIAEVKNGCSKKGVSMRYV, encoded by the coding sequence ATGATTAAAAAACGGATCATTCCTTGTTTGGATGTAAAAGACGGTCAAGTGTTCAAGGGTATTCAATTTAAACAATTAAGAAAAATTGGCGATCCGGTTAAAATGGCGAAAAAATACAATGCTTTCGGAGCGGATGAACTGGTATTTTTGGATATTTCTGCAACGGAAACGGGACATGCACTCATGATTGATGTCATCCGCGAGACAGCCAAGGAATTGTTTATTCCTTTAACTATCGGAGGTGGAATTAAAAATCTGGAAGACATCTCCAAGCTACTCAATGCAGGAGCCGATAAAGTCAGCTTGAATTCTTCTGCATTGGCAAATCCTTCGTTCATTAAAGAGGCTAGTGAGAAGTTTGGCTCGCAATGCATCTGTATTGCAATCGATGCACGATGGGAACCCGAAGAAGAAGAATGGTTTTGCTATACTCATGGCGGAAAAAAGCGGACATCTAAGCGAACGCTCGAATGGGTAAAAGAAGTTGAGGCATTAGGTGCCGGAGAATTACTAGTCACCAGTATGGATTACGATGGAATGAAACAAGGTTTTGATCATCGGCTATTGAGGCTAATTGAACAAGCCGTCCATATTCCTGTCATTGCTTCTGGAGGTGGAGGAAACGCTCAGCACTTTGCAGACTTATTCAAGGAGACTGATGTATCTGCCGGATTAGCCGCCTCCATTTTTCATGATGAAGAAGTCTCGATTGCTGAAGTGAAAAACGGCTGTTCAAAGAAAGGAGTATCGATGCGTTATGTCTAA
- the hisA gene encoding 1-(5-phosphoribosyl)-5-((5-phosphoribosylamino)methylideneamino)imidazole-4-carboxamide isomerase, giving the protein MIEIWPAIDLIDNKSVRLTEGDYATKEEMKRTPEEAIAFYNQYPQVTRIHIVDLMGAVKKQPTSSAYIETLLKKSTVPIEIGGGIRSEKTIQHYLEAGASYVIVGTKGLQDREWLAKMTTRYPGKIYLGLDAKGEKVVLNGWTEVSEETIYEVAEAVTDLPLGGIIYTDTTKDGKMGGPNVELTGALARLSKHPITASGGIRSLEDIRNLEKSGVAAAIVGKAANTYAFWEGLDDD; this is encoded by the coding sequence ATGATTGAGATATGGCCAGCAATCGATTTGATTGACAATAAAAGTGTCCGCCTGACAGAAGGGGATTATGCAACTAAAGAAGAAATGAAACGAACACCTGAAGAAGCCATTGCTTTTTATAATCAATACCCTCAAGTCACACGGATTCATATTGTTGATTTGATGGGAGCAGTCAAGAAACAACCAACTTCTAGCGCTTATATCGAAACACTCTTGAAAAAAAGTACCGTTCCGATAGAAATCGGTGGGGGAATCCGATCTGAAAAGACCATCCAGCATTACCTTGAAGCAGGAGCTTCTTATGTCATTGTTGGAACCAAAGGTCTTCAGGATCGAGAATGGCTTGCGAAAATGACCACACGCTATCCAGGAAAGATTTACTTGGGACTTGATGCGAAAGGGGAGAAGGTCGTATTGAATGGCTGGACAGAAGTCAGTGAAGAGACCATTTACGAGGTAGCCGAAGCGGTAACCGATTTGCCTCTAGGAGGTATTATTTATACAGATACTACAAAAGATGGAAAGATGGGTGGTCCAAATGTGGAATTGACCGGTGCATTAGCAAGGTTATCCAAACACCCTATTACGGCTTCAGGCGGTATACGCAGTCTCGAAGACATCCGAAATTTAGAGAAATCCGGTGTTGCTGCAGCGATTGTTGGAAAAGCAGCCAACACGTATGCTTTTTGGGAGGGACTAGACGATGATTAA
- the hisH gene encoding imidazole glycerol phosphate synthase subunit HisH, translated as MIAIMDYGLGNIANLTNAIRFLGYEVEVTKDGDTLRQADTIILPGVGHFKDAMERIHAQDLLPLLNELKETKRLVGICLGMQLLFEHSEEGDIDGLGYLPGTVERIISPHPVPHLGWNALHSTLPSLNGDVYFIHSYKAVTKENIVATADYGQEVVAIVQKKNILGIQFHPEKSGKKGLAILNQALQGGFE; from the coding sequence ATGATAGCAATTATGGATTATGGTTTGGGAAACATTGCCAATTTAACTAATGCCATCCGTTTTCTGGGCTATGAGGTAGAAGTAACCAAAGACGGAGATACCCTTCGGCAGGCAGACACCATTATCCTGCCAGGTGTCGGACACTTCAAAGATGCCATGGAACGAATTCACGCACAAGACCTGCTTCCTTTATTGAATGAGTTAAAAGAAACCAAACGATTGGTGGGGATCTGCCTTGGCATGCAGTTGTTGTTTGAGCACAGTGAAGAAGGGGATATTGACGGTCTGGGCTATCTGCCCGGTACCGTTGAAAGAATCATTAGCCCACACCCTGTACCTCATCTCGGATGGAATGCGTTACACTCAACTCTTCCGAGTTTAAATGGAGATGTGTATTTCATTCATTCCTATAAAGCAGTCACCAAAGAAAACATTGTCGCTACAGCTGATTATGGGCAAGAAGTGGTAGCTATTGTGCAAAAAAAGAACATTTTAGGTATTCAATTCCATCCTGAAAAAAGTGGAAAAAAAGGATTAGCGATTTTAAATCAAGCACTGCAAGGAGGATTTGAATGA
- the hisB gene encoding imidazoleglycerol-phosphate dehydratase HisB, producing MESKTMTVSIERNTKETKIRMSLKQGFDPSNIETGVGFLNHMLNLFAFHGHFVLNLTVDGDTNVDAHHTTEDVGIVLGQLLAEMGKEKERITRYGTAYVPMDETLARSVTDISGRPYLHFDADFSKATVGTFDVELVKEFFYAVVIHARYTTHLDLIRGGNTHHEIEALFKAFAQSVRIALSDSGVNRLPSSKGVIE from the coding sequence ATGGAGAGTAAGACTATGACAGTATCTATAGAACGCAATACCAAAGAAACAAAAATCCGCATGTCGTTGAAACAAGGTTTTGATCCGTCTAACATTGAAACAGGAGTTGGTTTTTTGAACCATATGCTGAATTTATTTGCTTTTCACGGCCATTTTGTACTGAATTTGACAGTCGATGGGGATACAAATGTGGATGCTCATCATACAACTGAAGATGTTGGCATCGTATTGGGGCAATTGTTGGCTGAAATGGGTAAAGAAAAAGAGCGTATAACACGCTATGGGACAGCCTATGTACCGATGGACGAAACATTGGCTCGATCAGTGACCGATATCAGCGGACGCCCTTATTTGCACTTTGATGCAGATTTTTCAAAAGCGACCGTTGGAACGTTTGATGTGGAACTGGTTAAAGAGTTTTTCTATGCGGTCGTCATTCATGCCCGGTACACAACCCACCTGGATTTAATCAGGGGAGGAAATACGCACCATGAAATTGAGGCTTTATTCAAAGCATTTGCCCAAAGTGTTCGGATAGCGCTGAGTGATTCAGGTGTCAACCGTCTGCCCTCTTCCAAAGGAGTGATCGAATGA
- a CDS encoding aminotransferase class I/II-fold pyridoxal phosphate-dependent enzyme: MIRIHKNESPYRSLTDEELQEIVLKTPFNQYGDDEYKHLAKVYGEFYGLDPELVSFANGSDEWIQKCMMVLGTGPVMTFEPDFSMYEEYANQLQRPIYKVECNEDGLFDYASTLVQMENIKPSFFICSQPNNPLGMLHPDEFVQAAADLMQELNGYLIIDEAYMDFAKQKAVRPEGEHVIVMQTLSKIYGLAGLRIGIVTSSSATMTLLNSVAHPYPINTLSINIAAYLFENTTKLETFMNHQRKLAGKLKDIFKKEVSDVMTVLPSQANFVFTYGEVALELGKYIQQSGFQPRTYPDSSHPLLQKAVRYSIATDEQLTQLESIIKEWRVRL, translated from the coding sequence ATGATTCGTATCCACAAAAATGAAAGCCCGTACCGTTCATTGACAGATGAAGAATTGCAAGAAATTGTGCTAAAAACGCCTTTCAATCAATATGGTGATGATGAGTACAAACATCTGGCGAAGGTGTACGGAGAATTCTATGGACTGGACCCTGAATTGGTCAGTTTTGCCAATGGTTCAGATGAATGGATTCAAAAATGTATGATGGTTTTAGGAACGGGTCCTGTAATGACGTTTGAGCCAGACTTTTCAATGTACGAAGAATACGCCAATCAATTGCAGCGTCCTATATATAAGGTGGAGTGTAACGAGGATGGATTATTTGATTATGCAAGTACACTTGTACAGATGGAAAACATCAAACCATCATTCTTCATCTGTTCCCAGCCGAACAATCCGCTTGGGATGCTTCATCCAGATGAATTTGTCCAGGCTGCAGCGGATTTGATGCAAGAACTGAATGGGTATTTGATTATCGATGAGGCTTATATGGACTTCGCGAAACAAAAAGCCGTTCGTCCAGAAGGAGAGCATGTTATTGTCATGCAGACACTTTCCAAAATATATGGTTTGGCGGGCTTGCGCATCGGAATAGTGACTAGCAGTTCGGCAACGATGACCTTGTTGAATTCGGTCGCTCACCCTTATCCAATCAATACTTTATCTATCAATATAGCCGCATACTTATTCGAAAATACAACTAAACTGGAAACCTTTATGAATCATCAAAGAAAGCTAGCTGGAAAATTGAAAGACATTTTTAAGAAAGAAGTCAGTGATGTGATGACCGTGCTGCCAAGTCAAGCGAACTTCGTTTTTACTTACGGTGAAGTTGCCTTGGAATTAGGGAAGTACATCCAACAAAGCGGATTTCAGCCGAGAACGTATCCTGACTCGTCCCATCCGTTACTGCAGAAAGCTGTCCGCTATTCAATAGCGACAGATGAACAATTAACGCAACTCGAATCGATTATAAAAGAATGGAGAGTAAGACTATGA
- the hisD gene encoding histidinol dehydrogenase, with the protein MYTAEEFKRQYKASNQTDLFKAKAVMDIIHTVQERGDDALIDYARKFDGVELDSDRLEVPIVEMRKAYNELDSELRDALEEAYKQIYTYQESIKWSTMPKSERYQNIQPLTKIGIYVPGGKASYPSTVLMTATLANVAGVKETIIVTPPQPGGINQTTLAACFIAKVDHVYQAGGAQGIAAMAYGTETIPKVDKIVGPGNQYVALAKKLVYGDVGIDSIAGPSEIVLVVDETANEEWVALDVLAQAEHDEMARTFLISTNKEKLDAIEAEIDKQKMNQSRLSIINGSLKDHHYPILTRGKRETIEIVNLIAGEHVSIQTEDAEEYIPKIKTAGALFIGPYSPEAIGDYVAGPSHVLPTNGNARFANGLTVNDFLRTNSVIQLKKETFQQMAPFGMRIAKEEELQAHHDSLAIRWKEEEK; encoded by the coding sequence ATGTATACAGCAGAAGAATTTAAAAGACAGTATAAAGCTTCAAATCAGACCGATCTCTTCAAGGCCAAAGCGGTAATGGATATCATCCATACAGTTCAGGAAAGAGGGGATGATGCCCTTATTGATTATGCTAGAAAATTTGATGGAGTGGAATTGGATTCGGATCGGTTAGAAGTTCCAATTGTGGAAATGAGGAAAGCCTACAATGAATTGGACAGCGAGCTGCGCGATGCATTGGAAGAAGCGTATAAACAAATTTATACCTATCAAGAGTCCATTAAATGGTCAACCATGCCGAAGTCAGAACGCTACCAAAATATTCAGCCGTTAACTAAAATAGGGATCTATGTGCCTGGTGGAAAAGCAAGTTATCCGTCAACTGTTTTGATGACAGCCACTTTAGCCAATGTAGCTGGAGTAAAAGAAACAATCATTGTCACCCCTCCTCAACCGGGAGGAATCAATCAAACCACATTAGCTGCCTGCTTTATTGCTAAAGTCGATCATGTCTATCAAGCAGGCGGAGCTCAGGGCATAGCAGCAATGGCTTATGGGACTGAAACGATTCCAAAGGTTGATAAAATAGTAGGTCCCGGAAACCAGTACGTTGCGTTGGCAAAGAAACTGGTATATGGAGATGTCGGAATTGATTCTATCGCCGGACCTTCCGAAATCGTTTTGGTGGTCGACGAGACTGCCAATGAAGAATGGGTAGCCCTGGATGTGCTGGCTCAGGCTGAACATGATGAGATGGCTCGTACATTCTTAATCAGCACCAATAAAGAAAAGTTGGACGCTATTGAAGCAGAAATTGACAAGCAAAAAATGAACCAAAGCCGGTTAAGTATCATCAACGGAAGCCTGAAAGATCATCACTATCCAATTTTGACCAGAGGGAAACGAGAAACTATTGAAATCGTGAACCTGATTGCTGGAGAGCATGTATCCATCCAGACAGAGGATGCTGAAGAGTACATTCCTAAAATAAAAACAGCGGGGGCTCTTTTTATTGGTCCATATTCTCCAGAGGCAATTGGGGACTACGTGGCAGGTCCAAGTCATGTTCTGCCAACCAACGGAAATGCTCGATTTGCGAATGGACTGACGGTGAACGACTTTCTGCGAACCAATTCTGTGATTCAGTTGAAAAAAGAGACGTTCCAACAAATGGCCCCCTTCGGCATGCGCATTGCAAAGGAAGAAGAATTACAAGCACACCATGATTCTCTTGCTATCAGGTGGAAGGAGGAAGAAAAATGA
- the hisG gene encoding ATP phosphoribosyltransferase encodes MITIALSKGRQLKDFIDYLDSIQLTEWSTALKSVSRELVVLIGDIRFLLVKGEDVPVYVEEGIADLGITGSDVLFEQNRPLNNLMNLPFGYCHFALASKHPRSEYPIVATKYVHYTQRYFNSIMQPVKIIALKGSVELAATIDMADAIMDIVQSGTTLRENGLSEQVRLDEINARLISNKHAYFSKYEDIQKIINVLKVN; translated from the coding sequence ATGATAACTATTGCTTTATCAAAAGGGAGACAACTAAAAGATTTCATCGATTACCTTGATTCCATTCAGTTGACTGAATGGTCCACTGCATTGAAATCAGTATCAAGAGAGCTAGTCGTCCTTATAGGAGATATTCGGTTTTTGCTTGTTAAAGGAGAAGATGTTCCAGTCTACGTGGAAGAGGGGATAGCCGATTTGGGAATAACCGGGAGTGATGTATTGTTTGAACAAAATCGACCGCTTAATAACCTAATGAACTTACCATTTGGTTATTGTCATTTTGCTTTGGCTAGTAAGCATCCTCGGAGCGAGTATCCAATTGTAGCGACTAAATATGTGCACTACACACAGCGTTATTTTAATTCCATCATGCAACCCGTCAAAATTATTGCCTTGAAAGGTTCTGTTGAACTGGCTGCGACGATTGACATGGCAGATGCCATCATGGATATAGTTCAATCTGGGACCACTTTGCGTGAAAATGGGTTGAGCGAACAAGTAAGACTAGACGAGATTAACGCTCGCCTCATTTCCAATAAACATGCTTATTTTTCAAAGTATGAGGACATCCAAAAAATTATCAATGTATTGAAGGTGAATTGA
- a CDS encoding ATP phosphoribosyltransferase regulatory subunit, with amino-acid sequence MDQIRMNQDLMKTKQKEMGFLNHFQQRSYELIDLGIVEPFQWRELSQDDLHLMERRHKWERNGALFALRSDWTNAIVRYRKKYQLHADKIAYAGSVYTVDSERKQLGAEIFSADIKEQFQVLEDMICFLQQELHTTLSVGVISHNMLLKKLLNKDEHEDELVQQYIKDRNYDALGSRLGKDHLLARLMKEAPADQGDYLKKHFPELADQLKEIEQWQDQLASLGVEYVYSDLLAVPTQSYYKGIFIQIYEKNTVNPIGSGGQYTSSSKAFGMAITI; translated from the coding sequence ATGGATCAAATCAGGATGAACCAGGACTTAATGAAAACAAAACAGAAGGAGATGGGATTTCTGAATCATTTTCAGCAACGTAGTTATGAATTAATTGATTTAGGGATAGTGGAACCCTTTCAATGGAGGGAATTGTCTCAGGATGATTTACATTTGATGGAACGTCGGCACAAATGGGAAAGAAACGGGGCACTGTTTGCTTTACGTAGCGACTGGACGAATGCAATTGTGCGATACCGTAAGAAGTACCAATTGCATGCTGATAAAATTGCTTATGCCGGATCGGTTTACACAGTTGATAGTGAACGAAAGCAATTGGGAGCCGAGATCTTTTCAGCGGATATAAAGGAGCAGTTTCAGGTTCTGGAGGATATGATTTGTTTCTTGCAACAGGAGCTGCATACTACACTTTCAGTAGGAGTGATCAGTCATAATATGTTGCTGAAAAAACTTTTAAACAAAGATGAACATGAGGATGAATTGGTTCAGCAATACATTAAGGACAGAAACTATGATGCATTGGGTTCCCGTTTAGGAAAAGATCATCTACTAGCTAGATTGATGAAAGAAGCACCTGCTGATCAAGGGGACTATTTAAAGAAACACTTTCCTGAATTAGCGGATCAATTAAAGGAAATTGAGCAGTGGCAAGATCAATTAGCTTCATTGGGAGTCGAGTATGTTTATTCTGATTTATTAGCCGTCCCTACGCAATCTTATTACAAAGGAATTTTTATTCAAATTTATGAAAAAAATACAGTGAATCCAATTGGATCTGGAGGGCAGTATACGAGTTCTTCAAAAGCTTTCGGAATGGCAATAACAATTTAA